In the Candidatus Obscuribacterales bacterium genome, one interval contains:
- a CDS encoding inositol monophosphatase family protein: MPSPDQLQRFLDIATEAALAAGTVLQTYWGKLSEVQIQEKGRSGDLVTEADKAAEAAILAVIQRHFPDHAILAEESGRQGALDNPFLWAIDPLDGTTNYTHQYPFSAASIGLLIDGVPQVGAVYDPFHQELFRAATGLGATRNRLPMTVSSTDRLDNSLLVTGFAYDRRETVDNNYAEFCHFTHCTQGVRRGGAASLDLAYVACGRLDGYWERGLSPWDLAAGVVLVQEAGGRVTAYNQEPLDLLSGRILASNGHLH; encoded by the coding sequence ATGCCCTCTCCCGACCAACTCCAACGGTTTCTCGACATTGCCACCGAAGCAGCTCTAGCCGCCGGCACAGTGCTGCAAACCTACTGGGGCAAACTGAGTGAGGTTCAGATTCAAGAAAAGGGGCGATCGGGCGATCTGGTCACCGAAGCTGATAAAGCGGCTGAAGCAGCCATCCTCGCCGTGATCCAGCGCCACTTCCCCGACCATGCCATCTTGGCGGAAGAGTCAGGACGCCAGGGTGCCCTCGACAACCCCTTTCTTTGGGCCATCGATCCCCTAGACGGCACCACCAACTACACCCATCAATACCCCTTTTCGGCGGCGTCCATCGGGCTATTGATTGACGGCGTGCCCCAAGTCGGAGCCGTGTACGACCCCTTCCATCAAGAGCTGTTTCGCGCCGCCACAGGGCTAGGGGCCACCCGCAACCGCCTGCCCATGACCGTCTCGTCCACCGATCGCCTAGACAATAGTTTGCTGGTTACCGGGTTTGCCTACGATCGCCGTGAAACTGTAGATAACAACTACGCCGAGTTTTGCCACTTCACCCACTGTACCCAAGGCGTGCGTCGGGGTGGAGCTGCTTCCCTCGATCTGGCCTATGTAGCCTGCGGTCGCCTGGATGGCTATTGGGAACGCGGTCTATCGCCCTGGGATCTGGCCGCCGGTGTGGTGTTGGTGCAAGAAGCAGGCGGACGGGTAACCGCTTACAACCAAGAACCCTTGGACCTACTCTCGGGGCGTATTTTGGCGAGTAATGGTCATCTGCATA